The proteins below are encoded in one region of Enhydrobacter sp.:
- a CDS encoding SCO family protein — MSRTMKAVLGVWILVLVGAAGWIGWDAWRGNQPSIGGPFTLTDQDGRTFTDADLKGKPTLVYFGYTFCPDVCPTTLLLMETAAEKLGADGPSKVNLVFITIDPERDTPKLIKGYVGNFGATIKGLTGTPEQIAAVAKAYRVYYQKVPGKDGAPYLMDHSSIIYLLDRRGRFVTHFTDRSKAETIASAVQRLL; from the coding sequence ATGTCACGCACCATGAAGGCCGTGCTCGGCGTGTGGATCCTCGTGCTGGTGGGCGCGGCGGGCTGGATCGGCTGGGATGCCTGGCGCGGCAACCAGCCCTCGATCGGCGGCCCGTTCACGCTCACGGACCAGGATGGGCGCACCTTCACCGACGCCGATCTCAAGGGCAAGCCGACGCTGGTCTACTTCGGCTATACGTTCTGTCCCGACGTCTGCCCGACCACCCTGCTGCTGATGGAGACGGCGGCCGAGAAGCTCGGCGCCGACGGGCCGAGCAAGGTCAACCTGGTGTTCATCACCATCGACCCCGAGCGCGATACGCCCAAGCTGATCAAGGGCTATGTCGGCAACTTCGGCGCGACCATCAAAGGCCTCACGGGCACGCCCGAGCAGATCGCGGCCGTGGCCAAGGCATACCGCGTCTACTACCAGAAGGTGCCGGGCAAGGATGGCGCGCCCTACCTGATGGACCACTCCTCGATCATCTATCTGCTCGACCGGCGCGGCCGGTTCGTCACCCATTTCACCGACCGGAGCAAGGCCGAGACCATCGCGTCCGCCGTTCAGCGCCTGCTCTGA
- a CDS encoding flavin reductase family protein — translation MFYDAARRDHGLAVDPLKALIVPRPIGWISTVDREGRVNLAPYSFYNGVGEFPPMVYFAITGTYGDNPTKHSRMNAEETGEFVVNMVAGHLAEKMNVTTAMVARDVDEMKLAGLTPAPCKYVKPPRVAESPVALECVYWKTIELPVEKGREAQRGSVVFGQVVGVHIDDGILKDGRVDVMAFRPVARLGYSEYTTTENVWKMRRPDDPRYQ, via the coding sequence ATGTTCTACGATGCTGCCAGGCGCGATCACGGTCTTGCCGTCGACCCGCTGAAGGCTTTGATCGTGCCGCGGCCGATCGGCTGGATCTCGACGGTCGACCGCGAGGGCCGAGTCAATCTCGCTCCTTACAGCTTCTACAACGGTGTCGGCGAATTCCCGCCCATGGTCTATTTCGCCATCACCGGCACCTACGGCGACAATCCGACGAAGCACAGCCGCATGAACGCCGAGGAGACCGGGGAATTCGTGGTCAACATGGTGGCGGGCCATCTCGCCGAGAAGATGAACGTCACCACCGCCATGGTGGCCCGGGACGTCGACGAGATGAAGCTGGCGGGCCTCACGCCCGCGCCCTGCAAGTACGTGAAGCCGCCGCGAGTCGCCGAATCGCCGGTCGCGCTGGAATGCGTGTACTGGAAGACGATCGAGCTGCCGGTCGAGAAGGGCCGCGAGGCGCAGCGCGGTTCGGTCGTGTTCGGCCAGGTGGTGGGCGTTCATATCGATGACGGCATCCTGAAGGACGGCCGCGTCGACGTGATGGCCTTCCGACCGGTGGCGCGTCTTGGCTACAGCGAATACACCACGACAGAGAACGTCTGGAAGATGCGCCGCCCCGACGACCCCCGGTACCAGTGA
- a CDS encoding copper chaperone PCu(A)C yields MLPSRPAAGYFTLSNTSASERTLVGAETPACGELMLHRSVHQGGQDRMEMVSRVPMPAYGTVKFAPGGNHLMCLSPAADVAPGHAITVTLRFADGGTVDAVFAVRGAMAR; encoded by the coding sequence GTGCTGCCGTCGCGTCCGGCGGCGGGCTACTTCACTTTGTCGAACACCTCGGCCAGCGAGCGAACGCTGGTCGGCGCCGAGACACCGGCCTGTGGCGAATTGATGTTGCATCGAAGCGTCCACCAGGGCGGCCAGGACCGGATGGAGATGGTGAGCCGCGTCCCTATGCCTGCCTATGGAACGGTGAAGTTTGCACCGGGCGGCAATCATCTCATGTGCCTGTCGCCCGCGGCCGACGTCGCGCCAGGCCATGCCATCACGGTTACGTTGCGCTTCGCCGACGGCGGCACGGTCGATGCTGTCTTTGCAGTGCGCGGCGCGATGGCGCGGTAG
- a CDS encoding cytochrome c oxidase assembly protein: protein MPVWAPWDFSWLEYLATTLAVFWFFRGLMQEPSEMRPSCWRQIAFVSGLLVIYAALQTRFDYMAQHMFFLNRAQHVIMHHIGPSVAVLGWPGETIKQGMPRRLRSIVEHRGVSCCRRVRRRATSLCRTPRPASERWSAPRHRPVAN from the coding sequence ATGCCGGTCTGGGCACCTTGGGATTTCTCCTGGCTCGAATATCTCGCGACGACGCTTGCCGTGTTCTGGTTTTTCCGCGGCCTGATGCAGGAGCCGTCCGAGATGCGGCCGTCTTGTTGGCGGCAGATCGCCTTTGTCTCGGGTCTTCTCGTGATCTACGCGGCATTGCAGACACGCTTCGACTACATGGCGCAGCACATGTTCTTCCTGAACCGCGCCCAGCACGTGATCATGCATCATATCGGGCCGTCTGTGGCCGTGCTTGGCTGGCCCGGCGAGACGATCAAGCAAGGCATGCCGCGCCGCCTGCGATCGATCGTCGAGCATCGTGGCGTGTCGTGCTGCCGTCGCGTCCGGCGGCGGGCTACTTCACTTTGTCGAACACCTCGGCCAGCGAGCGAACGCTGGTCGGCGCCGAGACACCGGCCTGTGGCGAATTGA